One Mycobacteroides abscessus ATCC 19977 genomic window carries:
- a CDS encoding type I polyketide synthase, with amino-acid sequence MVAVAIIGIGCRFPGGIGDADSFWNFVLHKGDAVADIPKDRWDADKYYDPDPDTPGRMYTRRGSFLTQEFRRFDADFFGISHREAAVLDPQQRLLLETTWEALDDAGIAGQAVGGNVGTFIGGFMNDNMISRGLARNLEKINNFAAFSASQTLLSNRIAHALDLWGPSMTVDTACSSSLVTTHLAVRAVANGECDVALAGGVNVMFQPETFITMCKGRFLAADGRSKSFDAAADGYGRGEGVGIVVLKNLEQAQRDGDHIYAVIRGSGVNQDGRTIALPVPNPVSQQRLADRVIKEAGIDPALVGYIEAHGTGTSVGDPLEAQALGHSYGRVAGRARPLVIGSVKNNFGHTEAAAGVAGLIKAALTVQRRTIAPQVVLDKLNPEIPFDQLQIRIPTEVEPYPDLGAPAYAAVNSFGYGGTNAHVLVQEPPAPVQTEAPARDSIRIFPVSARSGSALHEVAGRYAKQLSSDLSQDGAQRLKTAATARRAQHYLRKGFIYRDADDLLAQLNTYAASDEAAPPRALVEGISDPVFVFSGMGPQWWGMARALLERPGIFRDAAAEIDEVFQEISGWSVIAELLRPQADSRVSRTEIAQPANFLVQSALAKHLQQFGIRPTAVVGHSVGEVAAAYVSGALSLRDAATVSFHRSRLQAKTAGSGGMLAVGLDAEEAQRRAARFGSAVCVAAINSTAATTLSGDSAALQTLHDELAGDGIFARMLHVEVPYHSQLMDPILGELATALAGLTPRKAAVPVYSTVTGEKMHSAAFAEPDYWCKNVRDSVLFAKAVDTLIVDRYRVFLELGPHPVLLGNIRESFVRHSVSGAAIQTLHRDQDDEQSVLQAIADLYAVGAIDAPGQADIYESGVVPHMDLPKYPWSQEEVWEEDPLTLRARYGDADRFALLGDRVDALTPQWEVTLAPANLPWLPDHTVLGSVVLPGTAYLDAALSAVRQRSGRAQAGLDSVVFAVPLVVADHDAPITRITVDEPTKRFTVNGRSAHTQLWTAHANGRLVEANLGSKRIDVSAWSANDRVFDGEDVYKGLSAVGLSYGPAFQRIQSVRIGSAGCVAQLASPESVSAQRHAVHPALADAALQCIAVLLAARPELDIPPTAHVPASIDRVRLYGEVPEDPVAVVEITSTQPLCANAYLASRDGEVALAMTGVTLRPVGSASTPLSELEQYFYEPRWEPLEEEIEGQPAPTTTAPAARPANVIVEIAQVPLAVAEGARRAAAAGVVVLNADTVEKANLAVTFAEALDRDEFLRVLVTVGSGKSAVENVAGLVTVAQSLRMVMEAETERGVVSPDVQAVLVSKNAFLAPGDRDLDLDQAALVGARRVLANEQHPAKWSLVDLPAAVSAEEVTAEIGAMNRAEEVAVRQGLRWTQRMRRSLPELVAPWEEPFEPTDPEVAYEVQIPDTRTLKDIKLRACDRIEPGPRQVEVRVETVGLNYKDPLKVLGILTERELGKTYFKLEPGMEGFGVITRVGSQVTEVRVGESIAVAERGLLRRYLTFDLDGGAAWEPIADVHLQRDEFDPLAVGSGVPFFTAGYAFYKLADVRPGETVLIHGAAGGMGMAAVQVAANMGAVVYATAGSEERRRAALDLGATAAFDSRSVGFVDDILQITEGRGVDVIYNSLPGEMIAQNFAVAGEFCRIIEIGKADIYFGGATDLKPFSGNLSFHSIDMDRMLRLRPEIFRELRRECTEMLTAGKLTPLPYTRFPIEEVVGAFEAVFRAEHMGRIVLDLRDQTPTLLPRKPEPAPVRPGHSYLITGGFGGFGLATARSLARAGATHLILASRSGAATEVARAQIEALRAADVDVWEEQVDISDYDQVADLIAKVEASGHPLRGVFHAAAVAHDEVIADISAESLRKVFRPKVQGALNLDKVTREHDVPLDHFVLYSSISGLIGIVPQLTYAAANSVLDGLAASRRAAGLPALSVSWGAMSGGGMAESDAIVKFLDSVGLRRLNMDMGAAFMRECSRFPLSHVAIAGIDWGVLRTPLPSTAKSTRFAHLSAEAAAVSNEQAAFRAAVLALPEEERGPMVTKELAKELANVLKVDVDSIDPKGPIADLGIDSLMAVEFAARAGKQLNIQISAFQFTPDLTLEAVGARVALLIAQGVGDPDHDGI; translated from the coding sequence TTGGTCGCGGTGGCCATCATTGGCATTGGATGCAGGTTTCCCGGGGGTATTGGTGATGCGGATAGTTTCTGGAACTTTGTGTTACACAAAGGGGACGCGGTCGCAGACATTCCGAAAGACCGGTGGGATGCGGATAAGTATTACGACCCGGACCCCGATACCCCGGGCCGGATGTATACACGCCGGGGTAGTTTTCTGACGCAGGAGTTCCGGCGGTTCGACGCGGATTTCTTCGGGATTTCGCATCGCGAGGCGGCCGTGCTGGATCCGCAGCAGCGGCTGCTTTTGGAGACCACGTGGGAGGCGCTCGACGACGCGGGGATCGCCGGGCAGGCGGTGGGCGGCAATGTGGGTACGTTCATTGGCGGCTTTATGAACGACAACATGATCAGTCGGGGTTTGGCCCGAAACCTCGAGAAGATCAACAACTTTGCGGCCTTTAGTGCCTCGCAGACCTTGCTGTCCAACCGCATCGCCCATGCCCTGGATCTGTGGGGTCCGAGCATGACGGTAGACACGGCGTGTTCGTCCTCACTCGTTACCACCCATCTGGCGGTGCGGGCGGTCGCGAACGGAGAGTGCGACGTGGCGCTTGCCGGCGGGGTGAACGTGATGTTCCAGCCGGAGACGTTCATTACCATGTGTAAGGGCCGATTCCTGGCTGCCGATGGCCGCAGTAAGTCGTTCGACGCCGCGGCCGACGGTTATGGCCGGGGTGAGGGCGTCGGGATTGTGGTGCTCAAGAACCTCGAGCAGGCCCAACGGGACGGTGACCATATCTATGCGGTGATCCGCGGCAGCGGGGTTAATCAAGACGGACGAACGATCGCGCTGCCGGTGCCAAACCCGGTGTCGCAGCAGCGCCTCGCGGACCGGGTGATCAAGGAGGCGGGTATCGATCCGGCACTGGTCGGGTACATCGAGGCGCACGGCACCGGCACCAGTGTGGGTGATCCGCTGGAGGCGCAGGCGTTGGGCCACTCATACGGCAGGGTGGCCGGGCGGGCGCGGCCGTTGGTGATCGGTTCGGTGAAGAACAATTTTGGGCACACCGAGGCCGCGGCCGGAGTCGCGGGCTTGATCAAGGCCGCGCTCACCGTGCAGCGCCGCACCATCGCACCGCAGGTCGTGCTGGACAAGCTCAATCCCGAAATCCCGTTTGACCAGTTGCAGATCCGGATCCCGACGGAGGTCGAGCCGTACCCCGATCTAGGCGCACCAGCCTATGCGGCGGTGAACAGCTTCGGCTATGGCGGGACCAACGCACATGTACTGGTGCAGGAGCCCCCCGCGCCGGTGCAGACGGAGGCTCCGGCTCGAGACAGCATCCGGATATTCCCAGTCTCCGCCCGCAGCGGCTCCGCACTGCACGAGGTGGCCGGGCGCTACGCCAAGCAGTTGAGCTCGGATCTCTCCCAGGACGGTGCGCAGCGTTTGAAGACCGCCGCGACGGCTCGTCGAGCGCAACACTACCTGCGCAAGGGGTTCATCTACCGTGACGCTGATGATCTTCTCGCGCAGCTGAATACCTATGCGGCGAGCGATGAGGCGGCGCCACCGCGCGCCCTCGTCGAGGGGATCTCCGATCCGGTGTTCGTCTTCAGCGGCATGGGCCCACAGTGGTGGGGGATGGCGCGTGCTTTGTTGGAGCGCCCTGGGATCTTCCGGGACGCCGCCGCCGAGATCGATGAAGTCTTCCAAGAGATTTCGGGCTGGTCTGTGATCGCCGAGCTGCTACGGCCACAGGCAGACTCACGCGTGAGCCGCACCGAGATAGCCCAGCCGGCCAACTTCCTGGTGCAGTCCGCGCTGGCAAAGCACTTGCAACAGTTCGGAATCCGGCCCACGGCTGTGGTGGGGCACAGTGTCGGCGAAGTGGCTGCCGCGTATGTCAGCGGCGCGCTCTCGCTGCGGGATGCCGCAACGGTCTCATTCCACCGGTCTCGTCTGCAAGCCAAGACGGCGGGGTCGGGCGGCATGCTCGCGGTGGGCCTGGACGCCGAGGAGGCCCAGCGCCGCGCCGCACGATTCGGTTCCGCGGTATGCGTCGCCGCCATCAACAGCACGGCGGCGACGACACTCTCCGGCGACTCCGCGGCACTGCAGACCCTGCACGACGAGCTTGCCGGCGACGGGATTTTCGCCCGGATGCTGCACGTCGAGGTGCCGTACCACAGTCAGCTGATGGATCCCATCCTCGGTGAACTGGCGACCGCGCTGGCGGGGTTGACCCCACGCAAGGCAGCGGTTCCGGTGTACTCCACGGTCACCGGAGAAAAGATGCACAGCGCGGCCTTCGCCGAGCCCGACTACTGGTGCAAGAACGTGCGCGACAGCGTCTTGTTCGCGAAAGCCGTGGATACGCTCATCGTGGACCGGTACCGGGTGTTCCTGGAACTCGGGCCCCACCCGGTGCTTCTCGGGAACATCCGCGAAAGTTTTGTGCGCCACAGCGTGTCCGGCGCCGCGATCCAGACGCTGCACCGTGACCAGGATGACGAACAGTCGGTGTTGCAGGCCATCGCCGATCTGTATGCGGTGGGGGCGATTGACGCGCCGGGACAGGCCGATATCTACGAGAGTGGCGTGGTCCCGCATATGGATCTGCCGAAGTATCCGTGGTCGCAAGAAGAGGTGTGGGAGGAGGATCCGCTCACGTTGCGTGCGCGATACGGTGACGCCGACCGCTTCGCTCTGCTCGGTGACCGCGTGGACGCGTTGACGCCGCAGTGGGAAGTCACCCTGGCTCCCGCGAATCTGCCCTGGCTACCCGACCATACGGTGTTGGGCTCTGTCGTGTTGCCCGGCACCGCGTACCTGGATGCCGCGTTGTCCGCGGTCCGTCAACGCTCTGGCCGGGCGCAAGCGGGCCTGGATTCGGTGGTGTTCGCGGTGCCGCTGGTGGTCGCCGACCATGACGCCCCGATCACGCGAATCACCGTGGACGAACCGACTAAGCGGTTCACCGTCAACGGCCGGTCCGCGCACACCCAACTGTGGACGGCACATGCCAACGGGCGGCTGGTCGAGGCGAATCTGGGGTCCAAGCGGATCGACGTGTCGGCGTGGTCGGCGAACGACAGGGTGTTCGACGGCGAGGACGTCTACAAGGGACTGTCGGCCGTGGGGCTTTCGTACGGTCCGGCATTTCAGCGCATCCAGAGTGTGCGCATCGGCTCGGCCGGTTGTGTCGCCCAACTGGCGAGTCCGGAATCCGTTTCCGCGCAACGGCATGCCGTGCATCCCGCGCTTGCCGATGCTGCCCTGCAGTGCATAGCGGTGCTGTTGGCGGCACGCCCGGAGCTGGACATACCTCCGACGGCGCATGTGCCGGCGTCGATTGACCGGGTGCGCCTCTATGGCGAGGTTCCCGAGGATCCGGTCGCGGTCGTCGAGATCACCAGCACGCAGCCGTTGTGTGCCAATGCCTACCTGGCTTCGCGGGACGGCGAGGTCGCCTTGGCCATGACCGGGGTCACGCTACGCCCGGTGGGATCGGCCTCGACGCCGCTGTCCGAGCTTGAGCAGTACTTCTACGAGCCTCGCTGGGAGCCTTTGGAAGAGGAGATTGAGGGTCAACCCGCGCCTACTACCACCGCACCCGCGGCCCGTCCCGCGAACGTGATTGTCGAGATCGCGCAGGTACCCCTGGCCGTGGCCGAAGGAGCCCGCCGCGCGGCCGCCGCGGGTGTGGTCGTCCTGAATGCGGACACCGTGGAAAAAGCAAATCTCGCAGTCACTTTCGCCGAGGCCCTGGATCGGGACGAGTTCTTGAGGGTGTTGGTCACGGTGGGCTCCGGAAAGTCCGCGGTGGAGAACGTCGCGGGGCTCGTCACCGTCGCACAGTCGTTGCGCATGGTCATGGAGGCCGAGACCGAACGCGGTGTCGTGAGCCCGGATGTACAGGCAGTCCTCGTGAGCAAGAACGCTTTCCTGGCTCCGGGTGATCGCGACCTGGATCTTGATCAGGCGGCATTGGTGGGCGCACGCAGAGTGCTGGCGAACGAGCAGCATCCCGCCAAATGGTCTCTGGTGGATCTGCCGGCAGCCGTCAGCGCGGAGGAGGTGACCGCGGAGATCGGCGCGATGAACCGCGCCGAAGAAGTCGCGGTGCGCCAGGGCCTGCGCTGGACCCAGCGGATGCGGCGGTCCCTGCCCGAACTCGTCGCACCCTGGGAGGAACCATTTGAGCCCACGGACCCCGAGGTGGCCTATGAGGTGCAGATCCCAGATACCCGCACGCTCAAGGACATCAAGCTACGTGCATGTGATCGCATAGAGCCCGGTCCACGGCAGGTGGAGGTCCGTGTCGAGACTGTGGGACTCAACTACAAGGATCCGCTGAAGGTGCTCGGTATCCTCACGGAGCGTGAGCTCGGCAAGACGTACTTCAAGCTGGAGCCCGGCATGGAGGGCTTCGGCGTCATCACCCGAGTTGGCTCACAGGTCACCGAGGTTCGGGTAGGCGAAAGTATCGCGGTGGCGGAGCGAGGCCTGTTGCGCCGCTACCTGACATTCGACCTCGACGGCGGCGCAGCCTGGGAGCCGATAGCGGACGTGCACCTGCAGCGCGACGAGTTCGACCCGCTCGCCGTGGGTTCCGGTGTTCCGTTCTTCACCGCGGGCTACGCCTTCTACAAGCTCGCTGATGTGCGGCCCGGTGAGACCGTTCTCATCCACGGTGCGGCCGGCGGTATGGGCATGGCCGCGGTACAAGTTGCCGCCAATATGGGTGCGGTCGTCTACGCGACGGCGGGTAGTGAGGAGCGGCGGCGCGCGGCGCTGGACCTGGGCGCGACCGCGGCCTTCGACTCACGGTCTGTCGGATTCGTCGACGACATCCTGCAGATCACCGAAGGACGTGGGGTCGACGTGATCTACAACTCGCTGCCCGGCGAGATGATTGCCCAGAACTTCGCCGTCGCAGGGGAGTTCTGCCGGATCATTGAGATCGGCAAGGCCGATATCTACTTCGGCGGGGCAACCGATCTTAAGCCCTTCAGCGGTAATCTGTCGTTCCACTCGATCGATATGGACCGGATGCTGCGGTTGCGCCCGGAGATTTTCCGTGAGTTGCGGCGCGAATGCACCGAGATGCTCACCGCGGGCAAGCTCACCCCGCTGCCATACACGAGGTTCCCGATCGAAGAGGTCGTCGGGGCGTTCGAGGCGGTGTTCCGCGCCGAGCACATGGGCCGGATTGTCCTGGATCTGCGCGATCAGACCCCGACGCTGTTGCCCCGGAAGCCCGAGCCAGCCCCGGTGCGTCCGGGTCACTCCTACCTCATCACCGGTGGATTCGGCGGGTTCGGTTTGGCCACGGCCCGCTCACTGGCCAGGGCCGGCGCAACCCACCTGATTCTGGCCAGCCGCAGCGGCGCCGCCACCGAGGTGGCGCGCGCCCAGATCGAAGCCTTGCGTGCCGCCGATGTCGACGTGTGGGAAGAACAGGTCGACATCAGTGACTATGACCAAGTCGCGGATCTGATCGCGAAGGTGGAGGCCTCCGGACATCCGCTGCGCGGTGTCTTCCACGCCGCCGCGGTGGCCCACGACGAGGTGATCGCCGATATCAGTGCGGAGTCGCTGCGCAAGGTGTTCCGGCCGAAGGTGCAGGGTGCGCTGAATCTCGACAAGGTCACGCGCGAGCACGATGTTCCGCTCGATCATTTCGTGCTGTATTCCTCGATCAGCGGCCTCATCGGCATCGTTCCGCAACTGACGTATGCGGCAGCCAACAGCGTGTTGGACGGCCTCGCCGCATCGCGGCGCGCGGCCGGGCTGCCTGCGCTGTCGGTGAGTTGGGGTGCGATGAGTGGTGGCGGCATGGCCGAGTCGGATGCGATCGTTAAGTTCCTCGACTCGGTGGGGCTGCGCCGCCTCAACATGGACATGGGGGCGGCCTTCATGCGGGAATGCTCACGCTTCCCGTTGTCGCATGTTGCCATCGCCGGCATCGATTGGGGGGTCTTGCGCACCCCCTTGCCCTCGACCGCCAAGAGCACGCGTTTCGCCCATTTGTCGGCAGAAGCCGCCGCGGTATCCAATGAACAGGCCGCATTCCGTGCGGCGGTGTTGGCACTGCCGGAGGAAGAACGGGGTCCGATGGTCACCAAGGAACTGGCCAAGGAACTCGCCAACGTCCTGAAGGTCGACGTCGACAGCATCGATCCCAAGGGACCGATCGCGGATCTGGGGATCGATTCCCTGATGGCGGTGGAGTTCGCGGCACGCGCCGGTAAGCAGTTGAACATTCAGATCAGTGCCTTCCAGTTCACCCCGGACCTCACCCTCGAGGCGGTGGGTGCCCGGGTGGCACTACTTATCGCTCAAGGGGTCGGCGATCCCGATCACGACGGGATATAA
- a CDS encoding thioesterase II family protein — MTVIQPPAPLECWWWPRPYQQSLPTVLFFPGAGANHAGEQHLVPYLAGVNFGVWRMPGRSTRSQEPPPEKLRVLADECASAIIGLGCRRPVLAGKSFGGLFGYAVCQALQARDFEVGRFIPVVSGHPSLWRMDALYAKTRGHSPQQHALWRLTNDEQRGAWPPKKIADESLLAQARLHAVIDFSLGLQSISRRRITTPITEVSAKDDEVLPKFAPPRRWAPYTQGEFTSILVTGGHYFYWANPQALSTILTHEAEFALSGSFS; from the coding sequence GTGACTGTTATCCAGCCCCCTGCTCCGCTTGAATGCTGGTGGTGGCCAAGGCCCTATCAGCAGTCTCTGCCCACGGTGCTGTTTTTCCCGGGTGCCGGGGCGAACCACGCCGGCGAGCAGCACCTCGTCCCATATCTGGCGGGCGTCAACTTCGGGGTCTGGCGAATGCCGGGGCGCAGCACGCGATCGCAGGAACCGCCCCCGGAGAAACTTCGGGTACTTGCCGATGAGTGCGCGTCGGCGATTATCGGACTCGGCTGCCGTCGACCGGTGCTGGCGGGCAAGAGCTTTGGTGGCTTGTTCGGATATGCGGTATGCCAGGCGCTCCAGGCGCGGGACTTCGAAGTGGGCCGGTTCATTCCGGTGGTGAGTGGGCATCCGTCGCTGTGGCGAATGGACGCGTTATACGCCAAGACCCGGGGGCACAGCCCGCAACAGCATGCGCTCTGGAGACTCACCAACGACGAGCAACGCGGGGCGTGGCCACCGAAGAAGATAGCGGACGAATCATTGCTGGCGCAGGCGCGGCTACACGCGGTGATCGATTTCAGCCTTGGCCTGCAATCGATTTCACGGCGCCGGATCACCACACCCATCACCGAGGTGAGCGCCAAGGACGACGAGGTGCTCCCCAAGTTCGCACCACCACGCCGCTGGGCCCCCTACACCCAAGGGGAATTCACCAGCATCCTCGTCACGGGAGGACACTACTTCTACTGGGCCAACCCGCAGGCCCTCTCGACCATCTTGACCCATGAAGCCGAGTTCGCCCTCAGCGGCTCGTTCTCGTAG
- a CDS encoding ABC transporter permease — MTTRNTLVAAAATDSDAPESGPSRREWVLERRWEIVRFLSPLAVLLIWQAGSAWGLIDPDILPAPSTIARAGFELIANGQLAEALRVSGVRAAEGLLLGGVIGVVLGAAVGLSRLADAVVDPTMQMIRALPHLGLIPLFIVWFGIGELPKVLMVALGAAFPLYLNTTSAIRQVDPKLFETAQVLGFSFWQRLRVIVIPGATPQVLVGLRQSLALSWLTLIVAEQINADAGVGFLINNARDFLRIDVIIFGLVVYALLGIVTDAIVRVLERRALRYRS; from the coding sequence ATGACCACCCGTAATACGTTGGTGGCCGCTGCGGCGACTGACTCCGACGCTCCTGAATCCGGCCCATCCCGGCGGGAGTGGGTCTTAGAGCGGCGCTGGGAGATTGTCCGTTTTCTCTCGCCGCTCGCCGTGCTGCTGATCTGGCAGGCGGGTAGTGCATGGGGGCTGATCGACCCCGATATCCTGCCCGCGCCATCGACGATCGCTCGCGCCGGATTCGAGCTGATCGCCAACGGACAGCTAGCCGAGGCGCTGCGGGTCTCGGGAGTTCGTGCCGCCGAAGGTCTGTTGCTGGGCGGTGTGATCGGGGTGGTGCTGGGTGCTGCGGTCGGTTTGTCCCGGCTTGCCGATGCCGTGGTAGATCCCACCATGCAGATGATCCGCGCATTGCCACATCTCGGACTCATCCCGCTGTTCATTGTGTGGTTCGGCATCGGTGAGCTGCCCAAGGTGCTGATGGTGGCGCTCGGAGCGGCATTCCCGCTATACCTGAACACCACGTCCGCGATTCGGCAGGTGGATCCCAAACTCTTCGAAACCGCTCAGGTACTGGGTTTCTCCTTCTGGCAGCGCTTGCGGGTCATCGTCATTCCCGGTGCGACCCCGCAGGTGCTCGTGGGACTGCGCCAGTCTTTGGCGCTGTCCTGGCTCACGCTCATCGTCGCCGAGCAGATCAATGCCGACGCCGGCGTTGGATTCCTCATCAACAACGCGCGCGATTTCCTTCGTATCGACGTCATCATCTTCGGCTTGGTGGTCTACGCGTTGCTGGGCATTGTCACCGACGCCATCGTGCGTGTGCTGGAACGGCGTGCGCTGCGATACCGATCATGA
- a CDS encoding ABC transporter ATP-binding protein, which produces MTAVFEVTELSPHSTTAAAELTSVTKWYGRNRVLDDVSLRVGCGEIVALVGRSGSGKSTVLRVLSGLAGDHTGERKVLGAPAVAFQEPRLFPWRSVRDNVLYGLTRTKLSRDEALSRVDRALDEVGLADKAQAWPLTLSGGQAQRVSLARALVAEPQLLLLDEPFGALDALTRLSMHRLLLNLWEQHGFGVLLVTHDVDEAISLADTVLVLDEGRLAHTLRIRNPRKPRGKHDAETENHRGELLAQLGV; this is translated from the coding sequence ATGACAGCGGTCTTCGAGGTCACCGAATTGTCGCCGCACTCCACCACGGCTGCGGCCGAACTGACGTCGGTGACCAAATGGTACGGGCGCAACCGCGTGCTCGACGACGTCTCGCTGCGGGTCGGCTGCGGTGAGATCGTGGCGCTGGTCGGTCGCAGCGGCTCCGGCAAGTCGACGGTGCTCCGGGTGCTGTCCGGATTGGCTGGAGACCATACCGGCGAACGAAAGGTGCTGGGGGCGCCTGCGGTTGCCTTTCAGGAGCCGCGCCTTTTTCCGTGGCGGTCAGTGCGTGACAATGTGCTGTACGGCCTCACTCGGACCAAATTGTCCAGGGATGAGGCGCTTTCGCGCGTTGATCGGGCACTGGACGAGGTCGGCCTCGCGGATAAGGCACAGGCCTGGCCGCTGACACTCTCCGGTGGGCAGGCGCAGCGGGTTTCGCTGGCCCGCGCTCTGGTCGCGGAACCGCAGCTGTTGCTGCTCGACGAGCCTTTCGGCGCCCTCGATGCGCTGACCCGGCTCTCGATGCACCGCCTGCTGCTGAATCTGTGGGAGCAGCACGGCTTCGGAGTATTGCTGGTCACTCACGATGTGGACGAGGCGATATCGCTTGCCGACACCGTGCTGGTGCTCGACGAGGGCCGGCTGGCGCACACCCTGCGCATCCGCAATCCGCGTAAACCCCGGGGGAAGCATGACGCCGAAACCGAGAACCACCGAGGAGAGCTCCTTGCACAGTTGGGTGTTTAA
- a CDS encoding ABC transporter substrate-binding protein produces the protein MTPKPRTTEESSLHSWVFKSIVSATAVVLSLTACTTGRDDKGDAAAPALVPLSGLSNLTLRVGDQKGGTESLLRAAGELDNVPYKIEFSTFTFGPPQIEALTAGKIDFAVTGNTPPIFGAASKARIKVVSGYTNDASGDQILVADASPIRSVADLRGKKVAVGKGSSAHGHLLLQLQKANLTIKDIQPVFLQPADAFTALSQGQADAWAIWDPYTALAQKQLKVRTLVTATGVSNGYGFGVASQVALRDAQRNTALSDVVQRIARASAWARAHPQEWYGKYAAAIGIDPAAGELAQSRSLRLPIPLNAEVSASEQQLADLFAQSGQIQGKPTFSDFIDSRFDNVLKQFFTPSQ, from the coding sequence ATGACGCCGAAACCGAGAACCACCGAGGAGAGCTCCTTGCACAGTTGGGTGTTTAAGTCGATCGTCAGCGCGACCGCGGTGGTGCTGTCGTTGACGGCCTGCACCACCGGACGTGACGACAAGGGTGATGCCGCCGCGCCGGCGCTTGTTCCGCTGTCGGGGCTCTCGAATCTCACGCTGCGCGTGGGTGATCAGAAGGGCGGCACCGAGTCACTGTTGCGGGCGGCGGGGGAGCTGGACAATGTGCCCTACAAGATCGAATTCTCGACCTTTACTTTCGGTCCTCCACAGATCGAGGCGCTGACCGCGGGCAAGATCGACTTCGCCGTCACCGGGAACACGCCGCCGATCTTCGGTGCAGCCTCGAAGGCCAGGATCAAGGTGGTATCCGGGTACACAAACGATGCTTCCGGTGATCAGATCCTGGTTGCCGATGCCTCGCCTATCCGATCGGTGGCCGACCTGCGCGGCAAGAAGGTGGCCGTCGGTAAGGGCAGTTCGGCGCACGGCCATCTGCTGCTTCAGCTGCAGAAGGCGAATCTGACCATCAAGGACATCCAGCCGGTCTTCTTGCAGCCAGCCGATGCGTTCACCGCGCTGAGCCAAGGTCAGGCGGACGCCTGGGCCATCTGGGACCCGTACACGGCGCTGGCCCAGAAGCAGTTGAAGGTTCGCACTCTCGTCACCGCGACCGGCGTCTCGAACGGATACGGATTCGGGGTCGCCTCGCAGGTTGCCCTACGTGATGCTCAGCGCAACACCGCGTTGTCGGATGTGGTGCAGCGCATTGCGCGGGCCAGCGCATGGGCCAGGGCTCATCCTCAGGAGTGGTACGGAAAGTACGCCGCCGCGATAGGAATCGATCCGGCGGCGGGAGAGCTTGCGCAGTCGCGCAGCTTGCGGTTGCCGATACCGCTCAACGCGGAGGTGAGCGCCTCGGAGCAGCAGCTGGCGGACCTCTTCGCGCAGTCGGGTCAGATTCAGGGCAAGCCCACCTTTTCCGATTTTATCGACAGCCGGTTCGACAACGTGCTCAAGCAGTTCTTCACCCCTTCCCAATAA
- a CDS encoding LLM class flavin-dependent oxidoreductase, which produces MAAKFFWFLPTNGDSRSIVGASHASTHHTVPEGYREPSLRYLGEVARAADRLGFEGVLTPTGTWCEDAWLTAAGLLDQTERLKFLVAFRPGLVPPTLAAQQAATLQRFSNGRLLLNVVSGGDDAEQRRFGDWLTHDERYERTGEFLQIVRDIWRGSPVDFSGKHYTVTDARVSEPPSPLPELYFGGSSPAALPIAADHVDVYLTWGEPPAAAAAKIEAVRALAKERGRTLRFGIRLHTISRDTSEAAWAVANSLVGELTPDQIAKATALHSKSESEGQRRMTALHGGRLDKLEIYPNLWAGVGLVRGGAGTALVGSHEEVANLISEYHALGFDEFILSGYPHLEEAYWFAEGVLPLLKKRGALAA; this is translated from the coding sequence TTGGCCGCGAAGTTTTTCTGGTTTCTCCCCACCAACGGTGACAGCCGTTCGATTGTGGGCGCCTCACACGCGTCGACGCATCACACAGTTCCGGAGGGGTATCGGGAACCCAGCCTGCGCTATCTCGGCGAGGTCGCACGTGCAGCGGACCGGCTGGGCTTCGAGGGGGTGCTGACCCCCACCGGAACCTGGTGCGAAGACGCATGGCTGACCGCGGCAGGGCTGCTGGATCAGACGGAACGGTTGAAGTTCCTGGTGGCCTTCCGTCCGGGCCTGGTTCCGCCGACGCTTGCCGCACAACAAGCGGCGACTCTGCAACGCTTCTCCAACGGCCGGCTGCTCCTCAACGTCGTCAGCGGCGGAGATGACGCCGAACAACGACGTTTCGGCGATTGGCTCACGCACGATGAGCGCTACGAACGTACGGGGGAGTTCTTGCAAATCGTCCGGGATATCTGGCGGGGCAGTCCCGTCGACTTTTCCGGAAAGCACTACACGGTGACCGATGCGCGGGTGTCGGAGCCGCCAAGCCCATTGCCGGAGTTGTACTTTGGTGGATCTTCTCCGGCGGCGCTGCCGATCGCGGCCGACCATGTCGACGTGTATCTGACCTGGGGTGAGCCCCCCGCTGCCGCCGCCGCGAAGATCGAGGCCGTGCGTGCGCTGGCGAAGGAACGCGGCCGCACCCTGCGGTTTGGTATTCGCCTGCACACCATCAGTCGCGATACATCGGAAGCGGCCTGGGCGGTGGCCAATTCGTTGGTCGGCGAATTGACCCCCGATCAGATAGCCAAGGCGACGGCACTGCACTCGAAGTCCGAATCCGAAGGGCAGCGCCGCATGACGGCCCTGCACGGTGGCCGCCTCGACAAACTGGAGATTTATCCGAACCTGTGGGCGGGGGTCGGCCTGGTGCGCGGCGGTGCCGGTACAGCGTTGGTCGGCAGCCACGAAGAGGTCGCCAACCTGATTTCCGAGTATCACGCGCTCGGGTTTGACGAGTTCATCCTGTCCGGATATCCGCATCTGGAGGAGGCCTACTGGTTCGCCGAGGGCGTGCTTCCATTGTTGAAGAAGCGGGGTGCACTCGCCGCCTAG